GTTTACGAGCTCGGAAATCGTAAACGAGTTGAGTTCAAGCTTCGAGTTCAAGTCAGGCTTGTTGAAGAAATAAAAAATCTATTAATTTTTAAGTTCTAACTCGacttgattaacatgataaacgagcttttaacgagtccAGCTCGAGCTTCTCGTGagtttagtaattttaagatcAATCAAGCTCGATGATAAAAGCTTGAATCGAGCTCGAGTCGAGCTGGAACTTCTCCTAATCTTGAACGAGTCAACCTTACTATTTAACTTGGTTTAAATCGTTTACGTGAACCACTCAATGTGTGCTCAATCTAGAGAGACCTAAAGTTGCGCATCGACCTCGAAGTTTtctttgaaaaatatatataataatgttatatgatttattaattaatatagtaATGATAGCGATACCAAGATAACACAGTAAAGACAATAAGCTAAGAATTTGTCGATTGGTCCCGCGATGCTCCTCTCATCCTCACGATTTCGTCCACAAAATCTTTCATATTACGATAAGAATCCGCCACCGCCTCCGCTGCCGCTTTCTTCCACTTGAGGGCGTTCTCCTTCATCTCCGCCGCCTTGGGGCCTCCTCCTGTCGCCTCTCTCAAGCACCTTTCCACCTCCTCCCGGGGAACAATGCCCCCCTCAGCCGCCCCCCGACACAACCTGATCCCAACCTTGAAAACATCGACCAAAAACTTGGCATCCGTCACCTGATCACCCCACTGAGGGAACGCCACTACTGGGACGCCACTGGCCAAAGTCTCCATCGTGGAGTTCCAGCCGCAGTGAGTAACGAAGCAGGCTGTGGAACGGTGCGCCAGCACCTCCTCTTGTGGGCTCCACTGCACTATTTTTCCTTTATCACCCACTTTCTCCACGAACCCTTCTGGCAGAACATGTGGTAGCCGGCCGGTTTCCGGCCCTGGAGGCTTCAGAACCCACAGAAATGAAACACTGGAACTAAGAAGCCCGTAAGCTATCTCGTCAACTTGTTCTTGCGTCAAATAAACAACGCTGCCGAATGAAATGTATACCACCGTACCTTCGGCTTTGGAGTCCAAAAACTCTGCACAATTATCTGCCGTCAAAAAGTCCACACGAATTGTCTCGTTTGAAGACGTTGCTTGAGTTTCCAATTCTTTGAATAAAGGGCCAACAGTTTTGATCGGACGGCAAATCTTGGACATGTGTTCCACAATTTCGTGCTCCAGCTCTTCAAATGTGTCCATCAATATGCAGAACGGTTTCGTCAAGTTCTTGTACTGACCCAAAATGGCTCTCCTCAGAAAAGGGTACGGAGTACTAGGATGCAAAAAACTGGGGATTTCATCACACTTCAACAGAGGCATAAACGGCAACTGCACGTCGATTTCCGGATCATTTTCGCTTGGAAAAGGCACGAGATTATGGAAAAAATGGTAATACGCTGAAAACGAAGCACATGATTGGACCCAAAGCATGGCACTTGGAATCCCTAAGCTCTCCGCAACATCAGAAACCCACGGAATGAAAGGATTATTAATCAAACAAGAAACCGGCCTGCCTTTCTCTTCATGCTCTCTGATCATCCTCGCGAGATTTTGTCGGCCTGAAACCTCGAGTTGACTCAAGTACAAGTCGAGATCACTTCGGTTGGGTTCGTCCAAACTCCACCCGTCGTCAAAGAATTCGAAACTGATGAAGCCCCGACCCAGTGGAGTCGGCTCATCATCGGCGATGTTATTGGCAATCCGGATACTTTGACCCACGTACTCAGGTGCAGAAAGGGTGACGAGCAGACCCGAGTATGCGAGTCTTTTTGCTAACCTTAAAAGCGGGTTTACATGGCCCTGACCTGGAAAACTTACCATGAAAATATGGATATTTTGCAGAGATCCATCGGAGGGGACGACTGCATAGCCCATTTTCTTGATCTGCTTGCTCTTCtttgtttatattttcttttgatGAACGTGATAATAACGTAGGTTTCAGCTGATTCAGGCATATATCGGTCAGACAGGAGAGGCGGGATTAATTTATTAATCGGTTCGCTTAATATATTAATTAGTGATAATTGATCACTCCAAAATATACTAATTAACTTGATTTTATCAGTATTGTTTTGAAGATTTGACTTGCTTTATTATTGGACATTTAATAAAGTGCATTTATTtagacaaaaaataaaaataacaaacaTATTCAAGGTTATCTGACCCTGTCTTAAAATTGTAGTAtgattattaattaaatcattatcACAGTTTCACTTCTTCTCACGTTTTGGATTTGTACTGAATCggtctacaaaaaaaaaaaaaaatcattaattggTTCGCTTAACGTGTTGGATTAAGTGTCTAGGAGTGAAAGTGAACTTCTGATAAGTTTTTCATGTGTCAAGTTAATGACGTTTTACCATTTGATCTGGATTTATAggtgaatcataaaataatggCACCAAATCTTAACTGGTAATACTGTTAGAAACATGGACGACGGTGAAGAAAATTTAAGACCTGTCTGTAATGAATATGAGATAGTACCAACAGATAGATACGCACCTTTCAGACACAAAGAATTTGAAATTATCTATTAAAATGTATTAGGATTCGTTTTTTTTAATTGAgtaaactaaattaattaaagatttaattCATTTTAGTAAGGGTCGTTAGCCTGTATATATCAAAAACAAGAAatcttatgatttttttattttttgagttgGTGTGTTTATATTTTTTAGACAGATCAACTCGATCAATTTCTAAAATTAAGAAATAATTTtggaattaaaaataatattttacgggTCTGGTCGGATATGATATTCGTATACAAAAAATTGACCCGTGAGACGATCTATATCCATAAAAATATGGATATTTTTTAGACAGATCAACTCGATCAATATCCAAAATTAAGAACTTTtgtgatttttttataaatctcttTAATTTGATGGCTTATTTAATGTTGATTTCCCAAATACACTCTCCAAATCCTTTTCAAAgtcaattttatatattaattacatTGTCGTTCCTATGGTTTGTCAATTCATATTATTATAATCTCAACAAATTAAACTGtcttaattaatataaaacatTATACAGTTTGAAGTGAAAGATGGgaaaaaaataagaataaagatgagttgacttcatactcttaaataatattcataataatatatatttttttggaaaatgaaaatttttataaTGGATTCAAGAGTAAATATTAATTATGCAAAATTATatatgaaataataaatttatatcaatatctctcaaatattttttaaaaaaaatttctaaaattttaattttgttacTAATTAGGGATGTATATTTAATTCATTCAATTGTTTTTTGGATAACTCAAATAGGaggttttaaataaatattataaataaaaaaattaaaggaatataacaaaatttaaacttttaaaagttagcaaaaacttgtgtgagattaTTCTAAGGatcttattttttattgtgaatatcggtagggttgatccgtctcacagataaagattcgtgagaccaagATGTTTGATTTTTACGTTTTATAGACTTCCTTATGGTTTGGGCCTGAAGCCCAAGATTGCAGCCCAATAAAATCCTTTTCCTCGTTTGTCCCATACAGTTTCAATATTCTTTCTTACAAGTGCCTGCTCTGATTCACTCGCCAAGGAAGAAAAAAGTCAAGAACTTCAGCTTGGGAACCTATTAAGTTGGTGATTGCACTTTTAATTGATATCTTTTAAGCTTCAGTAACGATTGAATTCGGGGAAGTTTCTCGTGTTTGTTAATTTGTTTGTTGTCGATTTTTTTGGTGTACGAATTGATGATATACTATAATTAAGCTCtatctttgattttttttttttttgggagttTTAATTGTTGATGAACTTCGTatctttgaatttatgatgGGTTGATTTATTGGAAAAAACATCGTTTCTCTTCGTCCATTATCAAAACTTTTTGAGGATTGGGTAATTTAAACAATTGCAACATTATTATTGTAATTTGATTAGAGAATGCCATCGAAGGATATAAGAAACGGTATAGGAGGAGGATGATGGCCAGTTGTGCTCATGAATTCTGGCATTTTGGCTAAATTGTAAGACTGGCAGTTTCGATTTTAGCCAAAGGAAGTATTTTAggataaatttttgaaattcatGTTCTTCTAAAAAAAGTATTTCATAAAATTAGAATCCTCCCACAACCAACAAAAATTCGGCAATTTGAGGTTATGTTGAGAGGGGTTTATCCTGAGGGCAGAATTTTGGCTGtccaaattaaataatttttctggaaaCATTTATCCCATAGACACTGTTTGGATTAGGCTGATATCTAAACCTCCTAGAAGATATCTCCTTACTTGCAATTAGGCATGTGAACTGCTGTATTGATTGAATGGAAAAATTAAAGCATAGATTAAGATATTAGATGATTTGTGTGAGATACAATTCGGTTGCACATGGGTTGCTTGCCTAAAAttcatatgaatttttttaaaaaattaataaactaCAAGTGAAAATGTATCCCCAGCTATCAAGGATGCAACTCCACGCCGCCAACTCTCCTCTTATCAGTGGATTCTCGCGTGCCTAGATATTTCAGCGGCAATcctaaattttttttgaagtaattgttttatttctggtttaCAGGGTAAAGTCTTTTTTTGCTTTAGTGATGAAGGAAGAAGAAATAAACAGATGCCAAATCCAAGAATGGTACCCCAAATTCAAATACATATCCATAAAATCCATCATTCATGATCTGCCGGAGTCGTTTGTCGATTATCTTCTCAATGACTCTGGTCCGTTCCTGCTTCCTGCTTCCatctcaaatgatgatgcactTCCAAATAGAGTACGTAATCGGGAAGATGAAGAAGATTTTGTAGTGTCAGAAGGATCTGATGATGAGGCAGAACAACCTATTCCTGCTCCTTGTTTCCCCGAATTGGAAATGAAGATCAAAGCATCCATTGTATCACTGGGGGGTGCTGTTTTTCCTAAGCTTAATTGGAGCGCACCTAAAGACTCTTCTTGGATTAGTCCAACCGGGAGCCTAAGGTGTACCACTTTCAATGAAATAGCACTTCTATTGAGGTCGTCTGATTCTCTTGTGAATGACCTCTGCCATGCATATGATCGTGTAGTGATAAGAGTGCTTCAAGGCCGGCACGTAAATGGTATCCATCAATGCAGCCTGAGATGGAATTTAGGGGCTTTGTTTGCAATAAAGTCCTCATTGGAATTTGCCAACGAGAAGTTACTAGCTTTTACCCTGCTCTTCTTGTGAGGAAACCTGATCTTAAAATGATGATCCAGGAATTCTTTATGGAGAAAGTGCGCGAAAATTTTGAATCTGAAAGTTACATATTTGACATCTATATCACGAGGGACAAACGAGTGAAGCTCTTGGATTTCAACCCTTGGGGTGCATTTACCCTCCCGCTCCTATTTACTTGGGAGGAACTGGAAGAGAAGTTGAAGAAAGATCATGATTTGGAGTTCAGAACTGTGTAAGTCAACTTGTTATACGTCCGGGTTTAAAAACTGCAGTTCCATACGACTATTTGGATACGAGTCCTGGAAGTGGATGGGATCAGTTCTTGAGGAATGCTAATGAAGAATTGAGGCGGCAGAGTAACCCTACCGAAGCTGGTGCTAGACATACGCTTTAGTTAGTCCCATGATCCACTTGTCTCAACAAGCTTTGCCTACATTAGATTTGCATAGCCTCGAAGATTGCGATGCTTTTATCCCTTGTATACATTCGAAGTTGTTAAAAATTATTGCTCTTTTAACTTGCAGTCCTTCGATTGGATGCAACATCTTATAATACACTACATAGATATTTACTAAATATTGAGGCTTAGAGCCAAAGAGGGTATTGAGTTGAAAAATTGAATTGAGATTATTGAACATTCATGTAGTGAAACTTGGGGTTCTGATACTGTAAGGGTATCCAGTTATGGCTAAGATTGTTGGCATGTAAGGCTTCTTCAATCTCCAGCTATATTCCATTCATATtcgaaataaataaatgaagttGCAGAGAGCTAAATGTAaaagaattatattttttattttttaaatat
This Primulina eburnea isolate SZY01 chromosome 2, ASM2296580v1, whole genome shotgun sequence DNA region includes the following protein-coding sequences:
- the LOC140823824 gene encoding gallate 1-beta-glucosyltransferase 84A24-like — its product is MGYAVVPSDGSLQNIHIFMVSFPGQGHVNPLLRLAKRLAYSGLLVTLSAPEYVGQSIRIANNIADDEPTPLGRGFISFEFFDDGWSLDEPNRSDLDLYLSQLEVSGRQNLARMIREHEEKGRPVSCLINNPFIPWVSDVAESLGIPSAMLWVQSCASFSAYYHFFHNLVPFPSENDPEIDVQLPFMPLLKCDEIPSFLHPSTPYPFLRRAILGQYKNLTKPFCILMDTFEELEHEIVEHMSKICRPIKTVGPLFKELETQATSSNETIRVDFLTADNCAEFLDSKAEGTVVYISFGSVVYLTQEQVDEIAYGLLSSSVSFLWVLKPPGPETGRLPHVLPEGFVEKVGDKGKIVQWSPQEEVLAHRSTACFVTHCGWNSTMETLASGVPVVAFPQWGDQVTDAKFLVDVFKVGIRLCRGAAEGGIVPREEVERCLREATGGGPKAAEMKENALKWKKAAAEAVADSYRNMKDFVDEIVRMRGASRDQSTNS